Proteins co-encoded in one Nonlabens agnitus genomic window:
- a CDS encoding UvrD-helicase domain-containing protein, giving the protein MAHQPTTFYSASAGSGKTYTLARDYLTLLFKSAFHNGYREILAITFTNKAVAEMKQRILENLHELTKPEIPEDLIPIRDHIKAETGLDNAGIINKATKIEQKLLHDYAAFDIVTIDSFNHRILRTFAREVELPDGFEIELDSSRLISKAIHNLLARAGKEKQLTDLLVDFSLSKIDDGKSWDIEYDLHNIAVLILSESHYNYLEQLKEKSIADFLQLRTQLRATIKTAEADLIAKAKKLIDYYTSNGLTQDDFTGKSRGIYGWIQKIATGNIPANGQQKYLEKALTDSIAGTTSTSNQTTIDAVQNDLVDLIQTFQENSGTIALHQNALSSITALSLLNELMHEIDKIKQEEQIVPIYEFNGILSKQIKDQPAPFIYERIGERYRHYFIDEFQDTSKMQWENLMPLIENPLVQLRDDGTKGSLMLVGDAKQSIYRWRGGDADQFLGILGSGQLFLQDKRNETLDTNWRSYDTIIKFNNQLFEHYGSYLNSELYQDLYLNYLHQEPNPKIGGYVQIDFLDSDGNQDLEDDPELNSIYPIHVKRQIDQALASGFGPSEICVLVRKKKQGDEIARYLVRQDMSVVSADSLLVAASPRVQLLVQFMRMCLYPEQQQPRYEFLLHYAILKEKTLLHQFIKENLDKAIDELTKTLLEDADDIYLAFAKAPLFQATEKAAAALGLFEDHDMRLQAFLEHVFEFGTGYDKTASSFLESWGNKQSSLSVPAAEDPSAIQIMTIHKSKGLEFPVVIVPYCDVLLEEMRDATGWMPVAPENYSGFEHLYISLKKECMLYPEPVPLMYSEQLAKAQMDQINTLYVAFTRAKEQLYISCFENQKEKNNYSKVLMEFVEKSNWTLQQQTDFKSANHGNPVRVSKSKETTASILMDDYFVSSRTKRIDIATRKGMLWASDAIQAIDAGTQLHDYLSMIQNVEDLDRVKIAIDLDRSLDDNAGKSLFEKIQQIVNLPKIAQYYLPNVEAINERAILSNTGSTSIPDRLVFEEKHVTVMDYKTGTENTKHITQVNRYADLLSQMDYDIKKKILIYTDDLNIVQWD; this is encoded by the coding sequence ATGGCACATCAACCCACCACGTTTTATAGTGCAAGCGCAGGATCTGGAAAAACCTATACACTGGCGAGAGATTACCTAACGCTGCTATTTAAAAGCGCATTCCACAACGGCTACCGCGAGATCCTTGCGATCACTTTTACGAACAAGGCGGTGGCAGAAATGAAGCAACGCATCCTGGAAAACCTGCACGAATTAACCAAACCTGAAATCCCTGAAGATCTCATTCCCATACGAGACCATATTAAGGCAGAAACTGGACTGGACAACGCTGGCATCATCAATAAAGCGACAAAAATCGAGCAGAAACTGCTTCACGATTATGCGGCTTTTGACATCGTGACCATCGATAGTTTCAATCACAGGATCCTGCGCACCTTTGCGCGTGAGGTAGAATTACCAGATGGCTTTGAAATCGAGCTGGACAGCAGTAGGTTGATTTCCAAAGCCATTCACAACCTACTGGCGAGAGCTGGAAAGGAAAAACAACTCACCGATTTGCTGGTGGATTTCTCACTGTCAAAAATTGACGACGGTAAAAGTTGGGATATTGAGTATGACCTGCACAATATAGCGGTGCTTATATTGAGTGAGTCCCATTACAACTATCTGGAACAACTCAAGGAAAAATCCATTGCAGACTTTCTGCAGCTGCGCACACAACTGCGAGCTACCATAAAAACTGCAGAAGCTGATCTTATCGCGAAAGCAAAGAAGCTTATTGATTATTACACCTCTAACGGGCTGACTCAAGATGATTTCACGGGAAAATCACGCGGCATCTACGGCTGGATTCAAAAGATCGCCACTGGAAATATCCCGGCAAACGGGCAACAAAAATATCTAGAAAAAGCCCTAACCGATTCTATTGCCGGTACTACGAGCACCTCTAATCAAACTACCATTGATGCCGTACAAAATGACTTGGTAGATTTGATACAGACCTTCCAGGAAAACTCTGGAACTATTGCATTGCATCAAAATGCGCTGTCATCCATCACCGCACTATCGTTGCTTAATGAGTTGATGCATGAAATTGACAAGATCAAACAAGAGGAGCAAATCGTTCCCATCTATGAATTTAACGGCATCCTTTCCAAACAGATCAAGGACCAGCCGGCGCCTTTTATTTATGAGCGTATAGGCGAGCGCTACCGGCATTACTTCATTGATGAATTTCAAGATACCAGCAAGATGCAATGGGAAAACCTGATGCCATTGATTGAGAATCCGCTGGTGCAATTGCGTGATGATGGTACTAAGGGTAGCCTTATGCTGGTAGGTGATGCAAAACAGTCCATCTATCGCTGGCGTGGTGGCGATGCAGATCAGTTTTTGGGAATTTTGGGCAGTGGTCAATTATTTCTCCAGGATAAACGCAACGAGACACTGGATACCAACTGGCGCAGTTATGATACCATCATCAAGTTCAACAATCAGCTTTTTGAACATTATGGGAGTTATTTGAATAGCGAATTATATCAGGATTTATATCTCAATTACCTACATCAAGAACCTAATCCAAAAATTGGCGGTTATGTGCAAATTGACTTTCTGGATAGTGATGGAAATCAGGATCTAGAAGACGATCCGGAATTGAACAGCATCTACCCTATTCATGTAAAACGGCAGATTGACCAGGCTCTTGCCAGCGGTTTTGGACCTAGCGAGATCTGTGTTTTAGTAAGGAAAAAGAAACAAGGTGATGAGATCGCGCGTTATCTGGTACGTCAGGACATGAGCGTGGTTTCTGCAGATAGTTTGTTGGTCGCTGCATCGCCACGCGTACAGCTGCTCGTACAGTTTATGCGCATGTGCCTCTATCCAGAACAGCAACAGCCGCGCTATGAATTTTTGCTGCACTATGCGATTTTGAAAGAGAAAACGCTTCTGCATCAGTTTATAAAGGAAAATCTTGATAAGGCCATTGATGAGTTGACCAAGACATTGTTAGAAGATGCAGATGATATTTATCTCGCTTTCGCGAAAGCGCCCTTATTTCAAGCCACAGAAAAAGCGGCGGCAGCATTGGGATTGTTTGAAGATCACGACATGAGGCTGCAGGCTTTCCTGGAACATGTTTTTGAATTTGGTACCGGCTATGACAAGACCGCATCCAGTTTTTTGGAATCATGGGGAAATAAACAGAGTAGCTTGAGCGTACCTGCGGCAGAAGATCCCAGCGCCATACAAATCATGACGATCCATAAATCCAAAGGTTTGGAATTTCCTGTGGTGATCGTTCCCTATTGCGACGTTTTACTGGAAGAAATGCGAGACGCGACCGGTTGGATGCCTGTTGCTCCCGAAAATTATTCTGGCTTTGAACATTTATACATTTCCTTAAAAAAGGAATGCATGCTCTATCCAGAACCTGTACCTTTGATGTATAGCGAGCAACTGGCCAAGGCGCAAATGGATCAAATCAATACCTTATATGTAGCTTTTACAAGAGCTAAGGAGCAATTGTACATAAGCTGTTTTGAGAACCAGAAGGAAAAGAATAATTATAGTAAAGTATTGATGGAGTTTGTGGAGAAATCCAACTGGACGCTACAGCAGCAAACCGATTTTAAATCGGCTAATCATGGGAATCCAGTTAGAGTTTCAAAGTCTAAAGAAACTACGGCCAGTATTCTTATGGATGACTACTTTGTCAGCTCCAGAACAAAACGCATCGATATTGCTACCAGAAAAGGGATGTTATGGGCAAGCGACGCCATTCAAGCTATTGATGCTGGTACCCAACTGCACGACTACCTATCTATGATTCAAAATGTCGAGGATTTGGATAGAGTCAAAATAGCTATTGACCTAGATCGTTCCCTAGATGACAACGCTGGTAAAAGCTTATTTGAAAAGATCCAGCAAATCGTAAATCTGCCAAAGATTGCCCAGTATTATCTACCGAATGTCGAGGCTATCAATGAAAGAGCAATTTTAAGCAACACTGGCAGCACATCTATACCAGACCGTCTTGTCTTTGAAGAAAAACACGTCACAGTGATGGATTACAAAACCGGCACAGAAAATACCAAGCATATTACCCAAGTAAATCGATATGCAGATTTGTTATCTCAAATGGATTATGACATCAAGAAAAAGATATTGATCTATACAGACGATCTCAATATCGTACAATGGGACTAG
- the kbl gene encoding glycine C-acetyltransferase: MYGAIGEYLKKELEEIKDAGLYKKERIITSAQDAVITLDDGSEVINFCANNYLGLSSHPEVIQAAKDTLDSHGFGMSSVRFICGTQDIHKELEQKLAEFYGMEDTILYAACFDANGGVFEPLLGKEDAIISDSLNHASIIDGVRLCKAMRYRYASADMADLEKQLQQANEDGARHKIIVTDGVFSMDGVLAPLDKICDLADKYDALVMVDECHAAGFLGDTGRGSLEAKGVLGRIDIVTGTLGKALGGAMGGYTCAKKEVIEILRQRSRPYLFSNSLAPSIVGASIKALELIDTSTDLIEKVQSNTAYFKKGMQELGFDIIDGESAIVPVMLYDAKLSQQMADMLLEEGIYVIGFFFPVVPKEKARIRVQLSAAHSQKHLDKAIKAFKKVGESLGIIKN; encoded by the coding sequence ATGTACGGAGCAATAGGAGAATATCTTAAAAAGGAACTTGAAGAAATAAAAGATGCTGGACTTTATAAAAAGGAACGCATCATAACATCTGCCCAAGATGCTGTGATTACCTTAGATGATGGTAGCGAGGTGATAAATTTTTGTGCCAATAATTATTTGGGCTTAAGCTCACATCCAGAAGTGATCCAGGCTGCAAAGGACACGTTGGATTCTCATGGTTTTGGAATGAGCTCCGTTCGTTTTATATGTGGAACTCAAGACATCCATAAAGAACTGGAACAAAAGCTTGCGGAATTCTACGGAATGGAAGACACCATTTTATATGCTGCATGTTTTGATGCCAACGGCGGAGTTTTTGAACCATTACTGGGTAAAGAAGACGCCATCATATCAGATTCTTTAAATCATGCTTCCATTATTGATGGCGTTCGTTTATGTAAAGCGATGCGCTACAGGTACGCCAGCGCAGATATGGCGGACTTAGAAAAGCAGCTCCAACAAGCGAATGAAGATGGCGCAAGACATAAAATTATTGTTACCGATGGTGTCTTTTCCATGGATGGAGTTTTAGCTCCGTTAGATAAAATATGCGACCTAGCCGATAAATATGACGCCTTGGTCATGGTAGATGAATGCCACGCTGCTGGATTTCTAGGCGATACAGGCCGTGGTTCTTTAGAGGCGAAAGGCGTTTTGGGACGTATAGATATCGTTACGGGAACTTTAGGAAAAGCATTAGGTGGAGCCATGGGCGGATATACATGTGCCAAAAAAGAAGTTATCGAAATATTGCGTCAGCGCTCTAGGCCTTATTTGTTTTCTAATTCGTTAGCGCCGTCTATTGTTGGTGCATCCATCAAAGCGCTAGAGTTGATTGACACCAGCACAGATCTTATAGAGAAGGTTCAATCAAATACAGCTTACTTTAAAAAAGGAATGCAAGAACTTGGCTTTGATATCATAGATGGAGAAAGTGCCATTGTCCCTGTAATGTTGTATGATGCTAAACTATCACAGCAAATGGCAGATATGCTTCTAGAGGAAGGTATTTATGTGATAGGTTTCTTCTTTCCCGTAGTTCCGAAGGAAAAAGCACGTATAAGAGTGCAGTTGAGTGCAGCACATTCGCAAAAACATTTAGATAAAGCTATCAAAGCATTTAAAAAGGTGGGTGAATCCTTAGGAATTATCAAAAATTAA
- a CDS encoding OmpA family protein, with product MKNFIKLFFASALLLSASLVQAQDETNRWSVALGVNAIDLYPVGEEDQGLGGYFDEFFNTEHYNFLTAPSRVEVGYYIGDGIVATIAGSVNRIDRVGDLRVDEMTYLSADGGLRYNLREIYNGSDVFNPYLGIGGSYQFVEDISFGTFNGTIGFDIKMAENVYFNVQTTYKHAFEDDNPKHFQHVAGVKFVWGAVDTDGDGIPDSKDECPETPGLEQFNGCPDTDGDGIKDSEDECPNDAGPAETNGCPDSDGDTVLDKDDKCPETPGLVALMGCPDSDGDGIADGDDECPNEAGLAKFNGCPDSDGDGIADKDDKCPNEAGIAELQGCPRPAVPTVKEQEQLNAYAKTILFELNKSDIQAQSAQTLSDIIDILKKYPEAEFSIDGHTDSQGSEAYNQKLSEERANSVLRYLVNGGIDPDRLSAEGFGESKPIATNSTAAGRQQNRRTEINLKK from the coding sequence ATGAAAAACTTTATTAAACTCTTTTTTGCCAGCGCTTTGCTTTTGTCTGCATCGTTGGTTCAAGCTCAAGACGAGACCAACCGTTGGTCTGTTGCATTAGGTGTGAATGCCATTGATCTATATCCAGTTGGTGAAGAAGACCAAGGATTAGGAGGCTATTTTGACGAATTTTTTAATACTGAACATTATAATTTCCTAACAGCTCCTAGTAGGGTGGAAGTTGGTTATTATATCGGTGATGGTATTGTCGCTACAATTGCTGGATCGGTAAATAGAATAGATCGAGTCGGAGATTTGCGAGTTGATGAAATGACATATTTGAGCGCAGATGGAGGCCTGAGATATAATTTAAGAGAGATCTATAATGGAAGTGACGTGTTCAATCCATACCTTGGAATTGGTGGGTCTTATCAATTTGTTGAAGACATCTCTTTCGGAACATTTAATGGTACTATTGGTTTTGATATCAAAATGGCAGAAAATGTTTATTTTAATGTTCAAACAACTTACAAGCATGCATTTGAAGATGATAATCCTAAGCACTTTCAACATGTGGCTGGTGTGAAATTCGTTTGGGGCGCTGTGGATACTGACGGTGATGGAATTCCAGACAGCAAAGATGAGTGTCCAGAAACCCCAGGTTTAGAGCAATTTAATGGCTGTCCAGACACTGATGGTGACGGAATAAAAGATAGCGAAGATGAGTGTCCTAATGATGCTGGTCCAGCTGAAACAAACGGTTGTCCTGATTCTGATGGAGACACTGTTCTTGATAAAGATGATAAATGTCCAGAAACTCCTGGTTTAGTTGCTTTGATGGGTTGTCCTGACTCTGACGGTGATGGAATCGCTGATGGTGATGATGAGTGTCCAAATGAAGCTGGTCTTGCTAAATTCAACGGCTGTCCTGACTCTGACGGTGATGGAATCGCTGACAAAGATGACAAATGTCCTAATGAAGCTGGTATAGCTGAACTTCAAGGATGTCCACGTCCAGCAGTACCAACTGTAAAAGAGCAAGAGCAATTAAATGCATATGCTAAAACGATCTTGTTCGAATTGAACAAATCTGATATTCAAGCGCAATCTGCTCAAACTTTATCTGATATCATCGATATCTTGAAAAAGTACCCAGAAGCTGAATTCTCTATCGATGGTCACACAGATAGCCAAGGTTCTGAAGCTTACAACCAAAAGCTTTCTGAAGAAAGAGCTAATTCTGTACTTAGGTACCTAGTAAATGGTGGTATTGATCCAGATAGATTGTCTGCAGAAGGTTTTGGTGAGTCTAAGCCTATCGCAACTAACAGCACTGCAGCTGGAAGACAACAAAACAGACGTACTGAAATCAACTTGAAAAAGTAA
- a CDS encoding PD-(D/E)XK nuclease family protein has protein sequence MQETFISTILDSLASKGFDLKTIQYIVPSRRVGLFLNKEIARRHDAPILGPIALSIEDYIQQLSGLNILSDLDILPFFYQAYCHVEPEDHRDSFDAFIGWAPTILKDFNEVDRYLVDPQQFFGYLGNFKALDTDRHWSLDANPTQMVTQYLDFWKKLYRYYESLRDVLQQNQVAYQGMAYRFAFAKAKSSSTSNHTDNPIVFLGLNALNTAESEIIQKLLEQDQAMIYWDTDHYFLENKFHEAGKFIRSHQTNWTYYKNRELEIIGSRYRDSKSIEIISATGNLGMVQAARKYLSQLESSELLDTAVILADEQLLLPLLSALPDNVDAFNVTMGLSLDQLPISSFFTDLFKLHKEATEGIFYYKNLTSLLESSFANLVAPTQSVKALQKIREYNLIQVQQSDFEKEEYPFIHKILVELEHPKQILDLTNDILVELKKVLTKTENSRLELEQLLGMVEVIDELKDLVRNNSGINDLRTYLYLLQQLLPLKKLDFIGEPVQGLQIMGLLETRALDYKNILMLSVNEGTLPAGKSFGSYIPHEMKRAFDLPTYTEKDSVYAYHFYRLLHRCENATFINNAESDTLGGGEKSRFLLQLERDENTHHQITHTNYFHKVNAINKELLEIIKKPIYFERLKEIASKGFSPSALTSYVRNPIDFFSSKILRISDLEDVEEDIALNTMGSIIHEALDKLYQPYQNQILVLEDFKKIESQIKTELDLAYKGCYNSTSNPLGKNKIIYEVSHHYIKKMIALDKTTVEKSSEFIIKSVEQDLSTTIELPEIGLVKLHGKVDRVDMIDGTLRIIDYKTGSVSKGNVGIEEDGYEVMIQDYEKSKAFQVLMYAYLYAKNHPVDTLQAGIISFKNFGDGFIPFGIKNGRSYQPQEIDQDILDQFEKQLIALIKELFDPATPLTEKEV, from the coding sequence ATGCAGGAAACTTTCATTAGTACCATTCTAGACAGTCTAGCCAGCAAAGGGTTTGATCTCAAGACGATTCAATACATTGTTCCCAGTCGCAGGGTAGGATTATTTCTTAATAAAGAAATAGCAAGGAGGCATGATGCGCCTATTTTGGGTCCCATAGCGTTGAGTATAGAAGATTACATTCAACAACTTTCAGGATTGAACATACTGTCAGACCTGGATATACTTCCTTTTTTTTATCAAGCCTATTGCCATGTAGAACCAGAAGACCATAGAGACAGCTTTGACGCATTTATAGGTTGGGCGCCTACCATTCTAAAAGATTTCAATGAAGTAGATCGATACCTTGTTGATCCACAACAATTCTTTGGATACTTGGGCAATTTCAAGGCCTTGGATACAGATCGCCATTGGTCGCTGGATGCTAATCCTACCCAAATGGTCACCCAATACCTTGATTTTTGGAAAAAACTCTATCGATATTATGAATCCCTACGTGATGTTTTGCAACAAAACCAAGTCGCCTATCAAGGAATGGCATATAGGTTCGCTTTCGCGAAAGCGAAATCTTCATCCACGTCCAACCATACAGACAATCCTATCGTTTTTTTAGGTCTCAACGCTTTAAATACTGCCGAATCTGAAATCATCCAGAAACTACTGGAACAAGATCAAGCAATGATATATTGGGATACCGACCACTATTTCTTAGAAAACAAATTTCATGAAGCTGGCAAATTCATAAGGAGTCATCAGACAAATTGGACCTATTATAAGAATCGAGAGCTTGAGATTATAGGGTCTCGCTATAGGGATTCTAAAAGCATAGAGATTATTAGTGCCACGGGAAACCTAGGGATGGTTCAGGCAGCGAGAAAATACCTCTCGCAGTTAGAATCTAGTGAATTACTCGACACTGCCGTGATCCTCGCAGATGAACAGTTGCTGCTGCCACTACTAAGCGCTTTGCCCGATAATGTGGATGCCTTCAATGTCACTATGGGATTGAGCCTGGACCAGTTGCCTATAAGCTCATTTTTTACCGATCTTTTTAAGCTCCACAAAGAAGCTACAGAAGGAATTTTCTATTACAAAAATCTAACGAGTCTTTTGGAGTCTTCCTTTGCTAATCTTGTGGCTCCTACACAGTCGGTAAAGGCGCTTCAAAAGATCAGAGAGTATAACCTCATTCAAGTACAGCAAAGCGATTTTGAAAAAGAAGAATATCCGTTTATTCACAAGATCCTTGTAGAACTTGAACATCCTAAACAAATTCTTGATCTCACCAATGACATATTGGTTGAATTGAAAAAAGTACTCACCAAAACCGAAAATAGCAGGCTCGAGCTAGAGCAACTATTAGGAATGGTAGAAGTGATCGACGAGCTAAAAGATCTAGTGCGCAATAATTCTGGAATCAATGATTTGCGAACCTATCTATATTTGTTACAACAGCTATTGCCACTTAAAAAGCTGGATTTTATTGGAGAACCGGTCCAAGGATTACAGATTATGGGTCTGCTGGAAACACGCGCTCTAGATTACAAGAATATATTGATGCTATCAGTAAATGAAGGAACGCTACCAGCAGGCAAATCATTTGGTTCTTACATACCTCATGAGATGAAAAGGGCTTTTGACCTGCCTACCTATACTGAAAAAGATAGCGTCTATGCCTACCACTTTTACCGTCTATTACACCGCTGCGAGAATGCAACGTTTATCAATAATGCAGAGTCTGATACTTTAGGTGGTGGCGAGAAAAGCCGATTCTTGCTACAGCTGGAGCGTGATGAGAACACGCATCACCAGATAACACACACGAATTACTTTCATAAAGTAAATGCAATAAATAAGGAACTGCTGGAAATCATCAAAAAACCTATCTATTTTGAACGACTTAAAGAAATAGCCTCAAAGGGATTCTCACCGTCTGCATTAACCAGCTATGTACGTAATCCCATAGATTTCTTCTCTAGCAAGATTCTTAGGATTTCAGACCTGGAAGATGTGGAAGAAGACATCGCTCTCAACACCATGGGATCCATCATACATGAGGCGCTGGATAAATTGTACCAACCTTATCAAAATCAAATTTTAGTCCTTGAGGATTTCAAAAAAATTGAAAGTCAAATCAAGACCGAGCTGGATCTAGCCTATAAAGGATGTTATAATTCTACATCCAATCCTTTGGGTAAAAACAAGATCATTTATGAGGTATCGCATCATTACATCAAGAAAATGATTGCTCTGGATAAAACAACGGTAGAGAAATCCAGCGAATTTATCATCAAGAGCGTAGAGCAAGACTTGTCAACAACAATAGAATTACCAGAAATAGGCCTCGTAAAACTACATGGTAAAGTTGATCGAGTGGACATGATTGATGGTACTCTTAGAATCATAGACTATAAAACCGGCAGCGTTTCAAAAGGCAACGTTGGTATTGAAGAAGACGGTTACGAGGTCATGATCCAAGATTATGAAAAATCCAAGGCATTTCAAGTATTGATGTACGCCTATCTGTACGCAAAAAATCATCCTGTGGATACCTTGCAGGCTGGAATCATAAGCTTCAAAAACTTTGGCGATGGCTTTATTCCGTTTGGGATAAAAAACGGTCGCAGCTATCAGCCTCAAGAAATTGACCAGGACATTTTAGACCAGTTTGAAAAACAACTAATTGCCTTGATCAAAGAGTTATTTGACCCTGCAACACCTTTAACTGAGAAAGAAGTATGA
- a CDS encoding alpha/beta hydrolase family protein, whose translation MKKNNIQIASEKGKVILLDYEYKDQGSNLPVVIFCHGLKGFKDWGAWDLMGSAFAKANFLFIKFNFSHNGGTPEQPIDFPDLEAFGNNNYSLELRDLQRILNWLETSDLPINRNEINLIGHSRAGGITTITASKDDRIKRLVTLAGVADYEERLPKDDELEKWKQDGVYYAKNGRTHQDMPFNYQLYTDFKQNEKELHILDAASRLSIPHLIVHGTQDPTVDVNDAYRLRDRSKHAQLSLIRGADHVFGASHPWEQDLMPKDLRQVVQCTVNFLRSN comes from the coding sequence ATGAAAAAGAATAACATCCAGATAGCATCAGAAAAAGGCAAAGTAATTCTTCTAGATTATGAATATAAAGACCAAGGCTCCAACTTACCGGTGGTTATTTTTTGTCATGGGTTGAAAGGCTTTAAAGATTGGGGCGCATGGGATTTAATGGGTTCCGCTTTCGCGAAAGCGAACTTCCTATTCATCAAATTTAACTTCTCTCATAATGGCGGTACTCCTGAACAGCCCATCGATTTTCCAGATCTAGAAGCTTTTGGAAACAATAATTACAGCCTGGAGCTGAGAGATCTGCAACGTATACTGAACTGGTTAGAAACATCTGATTTACCAATAAATCGTAATGAAATCAATCTTATAGGTCATTCCAGAGCTGGCGGCATCACCACGATTACGGCGTCAAAAGACGACCGTATCAAACGTCTGGTAACACTTGCTGGTGTGGCAGATTATGAAGAGCGACTCCCAAAAGACGACGAGCTAGAAAAATGGAAGCAGGACGGCGTTTATTATGCAAAAAATGGACGTACCCATCAAGATATGCCTTTCAATTACCAGCTTTATACAGATTTTAAACAAAATGAGAAGGAATTACATATTCTAGATGCCGCCTCACGTTTGAGTATACCACACTTAATCGTGCATGGAACGCAAGATCCAACCGTGGACGTCAACGATGCCTATCGTTTGCGAGATAGGAGCAAACATGCTCAACTAAGTTTGATACGAGGTGCAGATCACGTTTTTGGAGCGTCCCATCCATGGGAACAAGATTTGATGCCTAAAGACTTGAGACAAGTCGTACAATGCACCGTCAATTTTTTAAGGAGTAATTGA
- a CDS encoding MATE family efflux transporter, with protein sequence MKSSINISTNDILKLAFPAIIAGIAEPVISITDIAIIGNMEGDSVDALAAVGLAGAFLSTVIWTLAQTKTSISSIVSKALGNKSLDKINDLIPQVIWINILMGLVIYAVTAPLATFIFDLYSAQGEVLELTASYYQIRALGFPLTLSAFAIFGIFRGLQNTSWAMIASISGAVVNVALDYLLVYGIDGWLDGLGLTGAALASLAAQTTMLLIALFYFFKNTPFTLFIQRWKPHALLRQHIKLTVNFFLRTLAINICIYLSYRFANGYGVEEAATHAILMNIWLFFSFFIDGFANAGNAIGGKLLGAGDRDSLRYLALKTNTFGIGVSVVLALICALFYNVIGGWFTDDPQVDLLFVNTFFIILLMQPINAVAFVYDGIFKGWGEAPYLRNLLLVVTVAVFVPVLLVLDYFGFELKAIWLAFFAWMIGRAVFLHLKFRNRLARMM encoded by the coding sequence GTGAAATCCAGCATCAATATTTCTACCAATGATATTCTCAAACTCGCCTTTCCAGCAATTATTGCAGGAATAGCAGAACCCGTCATAAGCATCACAGACATCGCGATCATTGGAAATATGGAAGGCGACAGTGTAGATGCTCTTGCCGCCGTTGGCCTTGCCGGCGCATTTTTAAGTACGGTGATCTGGACACTGGCACAAACCAAAACCTCTATTTCCAGCATCGTCTCAAAAGCCTTGGGTAACAAATCCCTGGACAAAATTAATGATCTTATTCCTCAAGTCATATGGATCAACATCTTGATGGGATTAGTCATTTACGCGGTGACGGCACCACTGGCGACATTTATATTTGATTTATACAGCGCTCAAGGTGAGGTTCTAGAGTTGACGGCATCCTATTACCAGATACGCGCGCTAGGCTTTCCATTAACACTTAGTGCGTTTGCTATTTTTGGAATCTTCCGCGGTTTACAAAACACCAGTTGGGCGATGATTGCCAGCATCTCTGGCGCGGTTGTCAACGTGGCCTTGGACTACTTGCTGGTGTATGGAATTGATGGCTGGTTGGACGGTTTGGGCCTGACTGGTGCTGCCCTTGCCAGTCTAGCTGCCCAAACTACAATGCTCCTTATAGCTCTGTTTTATTTTTTCAAAAACACGCCATTTACGCTTTTCATACAACGTTGGAAACCGCACGCGTTGTTACGGCAGCATATTAAACTCACGGTAAATTTCTTTTTACGTACACTGGCGATCAACATCTGCATCTACCTTTCCTACCGGTTCGCTAACGGTTATGGCGTGGAAGAGGCCGCAACGCATGCCATCTTAATGAATATCTGGCTGTTCTTTTCCTTCTTCATCGACGGTTTTGCAAATGCAGGAAACGCCATAGGCGGCAAGCTACTGGGTGCTGGCGATCGCGATTCTCTACGGTATCTGGCGCTCAAAACCAACACCTTTGGCATAGGTGTTTCGGTAGTTCTTGCTTTAATCTGCGCTTTGTTTTACAACGTAATTGGTGGCTGGTTTACAGACGATCCACAAGTGGATTTGCTATTTGTCAACACCTTTTTTATCATCTTGCTCATGCAGCCCATCAATGCCGTGGCATTTGTTTACGATGGTATTTTTAAAGGTTGGGGCGAGGCGCCGTATCTGCGCAACTTGCTTCTTGTCGTGACGGTGGCTGTCTTCGTTCCAGTATTGCTGGTGCTGGATTATTTTGGCTTTGAACTCAAAGCCATCTGGTTGGCGTTCTTTGCCTGGATGATAGGCAGAGCGGTTTTTCTACACCTCAAATTTAGAAATAGACTGGCAAGGATGATGTGA